The following are encoded in a window of Kitasatospora fiedleri genomic DNA:
- the orn gene encoding oligoribonuclease, with translation MNDRLVWIDCEMTGLDLDRDALIEVAALVTDSELNVLGEGVDVIIRPPAEALASMPEVVRQMHTSSGLLDELADGLTMAEAQEQVLAYVRAHVPEAGKTPLCGNSVATDRGFLARDMPELEGHLHYRIVDVSSIKELARRWYPRAYYNSPQKGGSHRALADIRESIAELRYYREAVFVPQPGPDSDTAREIAARHQVPTT, from the coding sequence GTGAATGACCGTCTGGTATGGATCGACTGTGAGATGACCGGCCTCGACCTCGATCGGGACGCCCTGATCGAGGTCGCCGCCCTGGTGACCGACTCCGAGCTGAACGTGCTCGGCGAAGGCGTGGATGTGATCATCCGCCCGCCCGCCGAGGCGTTGGCGAGCATGCCCGAGGTGGTACGGCAGATGCACACCTCCTCGGGCCTGCTCGACGAGCTCGCGGACGGCCTGACCATGGCCGAGGCCCAGGAGCAGGTGCTGGCGTACGTCCGCGCGCACGTCCCGGAGGCCGGCAAGACCCCGCTGTGCGGGAACTCGGTGGCCACCGACCGCGGCTTCCTGGCCCGGGACATGCCCGAGTTGGAGGGGCACCTGCACTACCGGATCGTGGACGTCTCCTCGATCAAGGAGCTGGCCCGCCGCTGGTACCCGCGCGCCTACTACAACAGCCCGCAGAAGGGCGGCAGCCACCGCGCGCTGGCCGACATCCGCGAGTCGATCGCCGAACTCCGCTACTACCGCGAGGCGGTGTTCGTCCCGCAGCCCGGCCCGGACAGCGACACCGCGCGGGAGATCGCCGCCCGCCACCAGGTGCCCACCACCTGA
- a CDS encoding DUF4442 domain-containing protein: MTTTAIGELLTSTVPMVKTLQLEYLETTPERAVLRLPDLPEYRNHVGGPHAGAMFTLAESASGAIVLAAFGDQLGRAVPLPTVGEISFKKLARGVVTATATLGRPVAEVIAELDEGRRPEFPITVEITREDGAVTGVLEIVWTLRPNS; encoded by the coding sequence ATGACCACTACTGCGATCGGCGAGCTGCTCACGTCCACCGTCCCGATGGTGAAGACCCTGCAGCTGGAGTACCTGGAGACCACCCCGGAGCGGGCCGTGCTGCGGCTGCCCGACCTGCCGGAGTACCGCAACCACGTGGGCGGGCCGCACGCGGGGGCGATGTTCACGCTGGCCGAGTCCGCCAGCGGGGCGATCGTGCTGGCGGCGTTCGGCGACCAGTTGGGGCGTGCGGTGCCGCTGCCGACGGTCGGCGAGATCTCGTTCAAGAAGCTCGCCCGCGGCGTGGTGACCGCCACCGCGACGCTCGGCCGGCCGGTCGCCGAGGTGATCGCCGAGCTGGACGAGGGCCGGCGCCCCGAGTTCCCGATCACCGTGGAGATCACCCGCGAGGACGGCGCCGTCACCGGCGTGCTGGAGATCGTCTGGACCCTGCGCCCCAACTCCTGA